A window of Haloarchaeobius litoreus contains these coding sequences:
- a CDS encoding 2Fe-2S iron-sulfur cluster-binding protein, with product MTGDAGPTADGDAATGPGDATSEGNAGTGGVGSDDESTDAAVGPSPDLGPADAVRAQLDALAAAAVDVAAARADGAVPASVRTLFDFSAPAYRTAHGSLDGFATTLLGPIYDRLLGAYAVERGPTEREGETFTQAVLVRHPDGERTYEFTVARQSDGKYAGCWMTTAIDLVYDGRSPTFRRTPTVRFEDREVTCEVGDQLRSVLLAAEGNSPHNDVTQVANCGGNGLCGTCAVAVDGEVSQAESRERRRLDLPPHDEESGLRLACQIRVQGDVTVSKHRGLWGQHVEEVATDDGSEASDDDPPDPIPVTDAEYAGTYDYVALAGGDAR from the coding sequence ATGACCGGCGACGCCGGTCCGACGGCGGACGGCGACGCGGCCACGGGGCCGGGCGACGCGACCAGCGAGGGCAACGCTGGGACGGGCGGGGTCGGCTCCGACGACGAGTCGACCGATGCCGCCGTCGGTCCGTCGCCAGACCTCGGGCCAGCGGACGCGGTCCGCGCACAGCTCGACGCGCTCGCGGCGGCCGCGGTCGACGTCGCGGCGGCACGTGCCGACGGGGCGGTGCCGGCGAGCGTCCGGACGCTGTTCGACTTCTCGGCACCGGCCTACCGGACCGCACACGGCTCGCTCGACGGCTTCGCGACGACGCTGCTCGGTCCCATCTACGACCGGCTCCTCGGTGCGTACGCGGTCGAGCGCGGACCGACCGAGCGCGAGGGCGAGACGTTCACGCAGGCCGTCCTGGTCCGACATCCCGACGGCGAACGCACGTACGAGTTCACCGTCGCTCGACAGTCCGACGGCAAGTACGCGGGCTGCTGGATGACGACGGCCATCGACCTCGTCTACGACGGTCGGAGCCCGACGTTCCGGCGGACCCCGACGGTCAGGTTCGAGGACCGCGAGGTCACCTGCGAGGTCGGCGACCAGCTCCGCTCCGTGCTGCTCGCCGCCGAGGGCAACTCGCCGCACAACGACGTGACGCAGGTCGCCAACTGCGGCGGCAACGGCCTCTGTGGCACCTGTGCCGTCGCGGTCGACGGCGAGGTGAGCCAGGCGGAGTCTCGCGAGCGACGCCGGCTGGACCTGCCGCCGCACGACGAGGAGAGCGGGCTCCGGCTCGCCTGCCAGATCCGCGTGCAGGGCGACGTGACCGTCAGCAAGCATCGGGGCCTCTGGGGACAGCACGTCGAGGAGGTGGCCACGGACGACGGGTCCGAAGCCTCCGACGACGACCCGCCCGACCCGATTCCCGTCACCGACGCGGAGTACGCCGGTACCTACGACTACGTCGCGCTCGCCGGCGGTGACGCGCGATGA
- the carA gene encoding glutamine-hydrolyzing carbamoyl-phosphate synthase small subunit: protein MDAYVALEGGHVVEARGRAPGTATGELVFTTAYTGYEESLTDPSYEEQILTFAYPLIGNYGVRSERFESDRVHPRAAVTREMTDDVAEWLTEEGVPAVDHIDTRDLVTDIREEGAMACGIAVGDDVTPEDALAELADCVPMSDHTDIGAQVSVDEPVVHNADSDGATVALVDCGAKRSIVDSLVERDATVHVLPYDATADDVAEIDPELLFISNGPGDPENFDAAVDLVDSYVGEVPIAGICLGQQIVARALGGTTEKMDFGHRGVNQPVRDEASGRVVMTTQNHGYTVADAPEALEVSQINVNDGTPEGLDSDDLDIITRQYHPEANPGPHDSLSFFDDVLGMTASKRTIVAD from the coding sequence ATGGACGCCTACGTAGCACTGGAGGGCGGCCACGTGGTCGAGGCACGTGGTCGTGCGCCAGGCACAGCAACCGGCGAACTGGTTTTCACGACGGCGTACACGGGATACGAGGAGAGCCTCACGGACCCGTCGTACGAGGAACAGATACTCACCTTCGCGTACCCGCTCATCGGGAACTACGGCGTGCGGTCCGAGCGCTTCGAGTCCGACCGGGTCCACCCCCGCGCCGCCGTCACCCGCGAGATGACCGACGACGTGGCGGAGTGGCTCACCGAGGAGGGCGTCCCGGCGGTCGACCACATCGACACCCGCGACCTCGTCACCGACATCCGCGAGGAGGGTGCGATGGCCTGTGGCATCGCCGTCGGCGACGACGTGACCCCCGAGGATGCGCTCGCCGAGCTCGCGGACTGCGTCCCGATGAGCGACCACACCGACATCGGTGCACAGGTGTCCGTCGACGAGCCCGTCGTGCACAACGCCGACAGCGACGGCGCGACGGTCGCACTCGTCGACTGCGGCGCGAAGCGCTCCATCGTCGACTCGCTGGTCGAGCGCGACGCGACCGTCCACGTGCTCCCCTACGACGCCACCGCCGACGACGTGGCCGAAATCGACCCGGAGCTCCTGTTCATCTCGAACGGCCCGGGCGACCCGGAGAACTTCGACGCAGCCGTCGACCTCGTCGACAGCTACGTCGGCGAGGTGCCCATCGCGGGCATCTGTCTCGGCCAGCAGATCGTCGCCCGCGCGCTCGGTGGGACGACCGAGAAGATGGACTTCGGTCACCGCGGCGTCAACCAGCCGGTCCGCGACGAGGCCTCCGGCCGCGTCGTCATGACCACCCAGAACCACGGCTACACCGTCGCCGACGCGCCCGAGGCCCTCGAGGTCTCGCAGATCAACGTCAACGACGGCACCCCCGAGGGCCTCGACAGCGATGACCTCGACATCATCACGCGCCAGTACCACCCCGAGGCCAACCCCGGCCCGCACGACTCGCTTTCCTTCTTCGACGACGTGCTCGGGATGACCGCCTCGAAGCGAACCATCGTCGCCGACTGA
- a CDS encoding zinc-binding dehydrogenase, translating into MKAVQFSEHGDADVIEYDDYPTPEPDDDEVLVDVKAGALNHLDVWTRRGLPGLDLEMPHIPGSDAAGVVEAVGADVSRFEPGDHVAVWSGTATDDDEFTRKGDPTLSRSFKVIGEHLPGVHSEYATLPAENLVPVPEDVSWETAAAAPLVFGTAWRMLVSRGDVTAGESVLVLGASGGVGHAAVQIADYAGAEVYATASSEEKLEYARDCGADHVCNYEEERFASWIRETTDGRGVDVVVDHIGEETWEDSLKCLAPGGRLLTCGATTGPYAETNVNRVFWSQLQIIGSTMATPGEAETVLELVWDGTFEPRIRETLPMSETGRAHELLENREGFGKVVVIPDSEL; encoded by the coding sequence ATGAAAGCGGTCCAGTTCTCCGAGCACGGCGACGCCGACGTCATCGAGTACGACGACTACCCGACACCGGAGCCCGACGACGACGAGGTGCTGGTCGACGTGAAGGCCGGCGCGCTCAACCACCTCGACGTGTGGACCCGGCGAGGGCTCCCCGGCCTCGACCTGGAGATGCCACACATCCCCGGAAGCGACGCTGCGGGCGTCGTCGAGGCCGTCGGCGCGGACGTGTCGCGCTTCGAACCGGGCGACCACGTCGCGGTCTGGTCCGGAACCGCGACCGACGACGACGAGTTCACCCGGAAGGGCGACCCGACGCTCTCGCGGAGCTTCAAGGTCATCGGCGAGCACCTCCCCGGCGTCCACAGCGAGTACGCCACCCTGCCCGCCGAGAACCTGGTTCCGGTGCCGGAAGACGTGTCCTGGGAGACGGCGGCGGCCGCACCGCTCGTCTTCGGCACCGCCTGGCGGATGCTCGTCTCGCGCGGCGACGTGACCGCCGGCGAGTCCGTGCTGGTGCTCGGTGCCTCGGGCGGGGTCGGCCACGCGGCGGTCCAGATAGCGGACTACGCAGGGGCGGAGGTGTACGCCACCGCGAGCAGCGAGGAGAAGCTGGAGTACGCCCGCGACTGCGGTGCGGACCACGTCTGCAACTACGAGGAGGAGCGCTTCGCGTCGTGGATTCGCGAGACGACCGACGGGCGGGGCGTCGACGTGGTCGTCGACCACATCGGCGAGGAGACGTGGGAGGACTCGCTGAAGTGCCTCGCGCCCGGCGGCCGCCTGCTCACCTGCGGCGCGACGACCGGCCCGTACGCCGAGACGAACGTCAACCGGGTGTTCTGGAGCCAGCTCCAGATCATCGGCTCGACGATGGCGACCCCCGGCGAGGCCGAGACGGTCCTCGAACTCGTCTGGGACGGCACGTTCGAGCCGCGCATCCGCGAGACGCTGCCGATGAGCGAGACGGGCCGCGCCCACGAGCTACTGGAGAACCGTGAGGGCTTTGGGAAGGTGGTCGTAATTCCGGACAGTGAGCTCTGA
- a CDS encoding Lrp/AsnC family transcriptional regulator has protein sequence MDELDREILNILRRDARTPYTEIAEEVGTSEGTVRNRVERMTGDDVIERFTVATRTGNVKAMIEIGVAMDVETTQISERMADWTEVDFVWQVSGEEDVVLVVDCADTQGVNDLITQAREMEEVVSTKTRLILDERLG, from the coding sequence ATGGACGAACTCGACCGCGAGATACTGAACATCCTCCGGCGGGACGCCCGGACGCCCTACACCGAGATCGCCGAGGAGGTCGGCACGAGCGAGGGGACGGTCCGCAACCGGGTCGAACGGATGACCGGCGACGACGTGATCGAACGGTTCACCGTCGCCACGCGCACGGGGAACGTCAAGGCGATGATCGAGATCGGCGTCGCGATGGACGTCGAGACGACCCAGATCTCCGAGCGGATGGCCGACTGGACCGAGGTGGACTTCGTCTGGCAGGTCTCCGGGGAGGAGGACGTCGTGCTCGTGGTCGACTGCGCCGACACCCAGGGTGTGAACGACCTCATCACGCAGGCCCGCGAGATGGAGGAGGTCGTCTCTACGAAGACCCGACTCATCCTCGACGAACGGCTCGGCTGA
- a CDS encoding NAD(P)H-binding protein: MSHESYRVLVADASTPVGRALVNYLADTDYVVRALVPDRGEESLARQAGATEVCIGDLTTGRGLDGAVRDVDAVCCSVRDGGLSHAFGRLDVGVGVRNLVDAASDADRPYVVLHSKIGVGDSESGMVLPVRLFKYRILGALDATERYLRDSGVPHTILRTGRTTDGEGTESVATSEGEDTVAGRIPRPDLAWVMVAALTTPEARNRTFEVAEVASPTHEGVEFEWRGPEAGLVARRSGYSIPS, translated from the coding sequence GTGTCGCACGAATCGTACCGCGTGCTGGTCGCAGACGCCTCGACACCGGTCGGTCGGGCACTCGTGAACTACCTCGCGGACACCGACTACGTGGTGCGTGCGCTCGTCCCAGACCGTGGCGAGGAATCCCTCGCGCGCCAGGCCGGCGCGACCGAAGTCTGCATCGGGGACCTCACCACTGGACGTGGACTCGATGGTGCGGTCAGGGACGTCGACGCCGTCTGCTGTAGCGTCAGGGACGGCGGTCTCTCCCACGCCTTCGGGCGGCTCGACGTCGGCGTCGGGGTCCGGAACCTCGTCGACGCTGCGAGCGACGCCGACCGTCCGTACGTGGTTCTCCACTCGAAGATCGGTGTCGGCGACTCCGAGAGCGGCATGGTGCTGCCGGTCAGGCTGTTCAAGTACAGGATACTCGGCGCGCTCGACGCCACCGAGCGCTACCTTCGGGACTCCGGTGTCCCGCACACCATTCTGCGGACCGGGCGGACGACGGACGGAGAGGGAACCGAGTCCGTTGCGACGAGCGAGGGCGAGGACACCGTCGCCGGGCGCATCCCCCGGCCGGACCTCGCGTGGGTGATGGTCGCCGCGCTCACCACGCCCGAGGCACGGAACCGGACGTTCGAGGTCGCCGAGGTCGCCTCGCCGACCCACGAGGGCGTCGAGTTCGAGTGGCGTGGCCCCGAGGCCGGCCTCGTCGCGCGTCGGTCGGGCTACTCCATCCCGTCCTGA
- a CDS encoding diacylglycerol/lipid kinase family protein gives MTDSVLLLNPKSAGGRHTDRTQRLAATAGFEVRESTARGETYDLARAAAGEGIATIAAGGGDGTLNEVVAGIDDAGALAETTVGVVPAGTGNNFAARVGIRGLEHAFDVLDTGRRRRIDLGDANGRRFVNSCVGGLTADASVSTTPELKRRWGALAYVIATLREYRTFEGIDVEIRDDEGADVWTGSAIGILVGNGRRFVGEPGTQANMEDGLLNVVLIESKPAYSLATEEAVSRFLRRDADHLTRVLAPRLHLSVHGDEPAGFSLDGERLATDELTVESRPRCLELPVGERYRPEP, from the coding sequence ATGACCGACTCAGTACTCCTGTTGAACCCGAAGAGCGCCGGCGGTCGACACACCGACAGAACGCAACGGCTGGCGGCCACGGCGGGCTTCGAGGTGCGCGAGTCGACGGCGCGCGGCGAGACGTACGACCTGGCGCGGGCCGCCGCGGGGGAGGGCATCGCGACCATCGCGGCCGGCGGCGGCGACGGCACGCTCAACGAGGTCGTCGCCGGCATCGACGACGCGGGCGCGCTCGCGGAGACGACCGTCGGCGTCGTCCCGGCGGGGACCGGGAACAACTTCGCGGCGCGGGTCGGCATCCGGGGTCTCGAGCACGCCTTCGACGTGCTGGACACCGGTCGCCGTCGCCGCATCGACCTCGGCGACGCGAACGGCCGGCGGTTCGTCAACTCCTGTGTCGGCGGGTTGACCGCCGACGCCAGCGTCAGCACGACGCCGGAGCTCAAGAGGAGGTGGGGGGCGCTCGCGTACGTCATCGCCACGCTCCGCGAGTACCGCACCTTCGAGGGCATCGACGTCGAGATCCGCGACGACGAGGGCGCGGACGTGTGGACCGGGTCCGCCATCGGCATCCTCGTCGGCAACGGTCGGCGGTTCGTCGGTGAACCCGGCACCCAGGCAAACATGGAGGACGGCCTGCTCAACGTAGTCCTCATCGAGTCGAAACCCGCGTACTCGCTGGCGACCGAGGAGGCGGTCAGCCGGTTCCTCCGCCGGGACGCCGACCACCTGACGCGGGTGCTCGCGCCGCGACTGCACCTCTCGGTCCACGGCGACGAGCCGGCCGGCTTCAGCCTCGACGGCGAGCGCCTCGCCACCGACGAACTCACCGTCGAGTCCCGGCCACGCTGTCTGGAACTCCCGGTCGGTGAACGGTATCGCCCCGAGCCGTGA
- a CDS encoding plastocyanin/azurin family copper-binding protein produces MSRDERGSTDGRERSRRDLLRTTGAAIAAAVGTAGCLSNPWGPARRATDRGAGGGGTNADATTSTSRATAENDATTTAETEPTAAASETSAPETTGLPPVEREPDLVVEVAADGFSFAPETFSVAAGDTVHWVWRSSGHNVRIREKPDGSDWTGTPGTASDTYDEGYLHAHTFRASGRYEYFCAPHQTLGLEGSFDVE; encoded by the coding sequence GTGAGCCGCGACGAGCGTGGCTCGACTGACGGTCGGGAGCGGAGCCGGCGCGACCTGCTCCGGACGACCGGGGCAGCCATCGCCGCGGCCGTCGGCACCGCGGGCTGTCTCTCGAACCCGTGGGGGCCGGCGCGGCGAGCCACGGACCGCGGGGCGGGAGGCGGCGGGACGAACGCGGACGCGACGACGTCGACATCCAGGGCGACAGCCGAGAACGACGCGACCACGACGGCCGAGACGGAGCCGACGGCGGCCGCGAGCGAGACGAGCGCCCCCGAAACGACCGGCCTGCCGCCCGTGGAGCGCGAGCCGGACCTCGTCGTCGAGGTCGCAGCGGACGGCTTCAGCTTCGCGCCGGAGACGTTCTCCGTCGCGGCTGGCGACACCGTCCACTGGGTGTGGCGGAGCTCCGGGCACAACGTCCGAATCCGCGAGAAGCCCGACGGCTCCGACTGGACCGGCACGCCGGGGACGGCCTCGGACACCTACGACGAGGGCTACCTGCACGCCCACACGTTCCGAGCGAGCGGGCGGTACGAGTACTTCTGTGCGCCCCACCAGACGCTCGGGCTGGAGGGCTCGTTCGACGTCGAGTAG
- a CDS encoding PHP-associated domain-containing protein — protein MFALDLHTHTRFFHGRQRLGDRFDPMGVRALAAVARWRGLDALALTNHDYYTPFVAADPVLLPGIEISTSGGHLLVVGPDPPRRTVPGELSPTEAVELAHDRDCAAIMAHPFRNSDLRKVDAPFDAVELNGKHLERRTRVERIASRRDLPLVGGSDAHFPFEVGRAHTVVDAPEPTAAAVVDAIRDGRVSVRTAPTRLDRALAPLYDVVHRGKGH, from the coding sequence GTGTTCGCCCTCGACCTGCACACCCACACGCGATTCTTCCACGGCCGGCAGCGCCTCGGCGACCGGTTCGACCCGATGGGGGTCCGGGCACTCGCGGCAGTGGCCCGCTGGCGAGGGCTCGACGCGCTCGCGCTGACCAACCACGACTACTACACGCCGTTCGTCGCCGCGGACCCGGTGCTGCTCCCGGGCATCGAGATCTCCACGAGCGGCGGCCACCTCCTCGTCGTCGGTCCGGACCCGCCACGACGGACGGTCCCCGGCGAGCTCTCGCCGACCGAGGCGGTGGAGCTGGCCCACGACCGGGACTGCGCGGCCATCATGGCACATCCGTTCCGGAACAGCGACCTCCGCAAGGTGGATGCACCGTTCGACGCGGTCGAACTCAACGGGAAGCATCTCGAACGCCGCACCCGCGTGGAGCGAATCGCGAGTCGGCGCGACCTCCCGCTGGTCGGTGGGAGCGACGCGCACTTCCCGTTCGAGGTCGGGCGCGCCCACACCGTCGTCGACGCGCCGGAACCGACGGCAGCGGCGGTCGTCGACGCGATCCGTGACGGGCGCGTCTCGGTTCGGACTGCGCCGACGCGGCTCGACCGGGCGCTCGCACCGCTGTACGACGTGGTACACCGCGGAAAAGGCCACTGA
- a CDS encoding methyl-accepting chemotaxis protein: protein MVTGVLGGATRRLRRAVDPRASLTGKFVTAAVASTVVAVAVVTVAVWQATVHLATTYGEAQAIYRGGILALAVVVSGNVVALALVERSVVRGVRSLDRETRRVAETGRFETTFEPTRRDEVGQLAWSVAELRDQLASQVDTVESLNRELATTATAQTRTLSAARRGDLTGRMDEETGVLQFDALATSFNGMMEQMETMVAEVRSFSQSVADAAREADENATTAREGTVEVTQATQSISEGVDGQHAQLEETARAMADLVDRVEAVADRAETVAEKSEAAAAATDEGAAAATDALDAVGTIEERTASSVDEIESLSRTVADVSDLADRVRDLTEQTEHLAMNTELEAKKTNDDGSMSHLGRQIRTLSNDTEAAAAEIEDALRSVEADTESALSEIERTQAAVERGTDTIESALGAFDAVEEVVDETAADAARIDAATDAQTERVAEMRSNVERVREIGAETAMEASQVATTAGEQETVIGVIEQRVDWLAESAGKLERALEQFTVRSAESKAGAPVEGRR, encoded by the coding sequence ATGGTAACTGGGGTACTCGGAGGGGCGACCCGTCGGCTCCGTCGCGCAGTCGACCCGCGGGCGTCGCTGACGGGGAAGTTCGTGACAGCCGCGGTCGCGTCGACGGTCGTCGCGGTCGCCGTGGTGACGGTCGCGGTGTGGCAGGCGACCGTCCACCTCGCGACGACGTACGGGGAGGCACAGGCGATCTACCGCGGCGGCATCCTGGCGCTTGCCGTCGTGGTCTCGGGCAACGTCGTCGCGCTCGCACTCGTCGAGCGGTCGGTGGTTCGTGGGGTCAGGAGCCTCGACCGGGAGACGCGCCGGGTCGCGGAGACCGGACGGTTCGAGACCACCTTCGAGCCGACGCGCCGCGACGAGGTCGGCCAGCTGGCCTGGAGCGTCGCCGAGCTCCGCGACCAGCTCGCGTCGCAGGTCGACACCGTCGAGTCGCTGAACCGCGAGCTGGCGACGACGGCGACCGCACAGACCAGAACGCTGTCTGCGGCCCGTCGCGGCGACCTCACCGGCCGGATGGACGAGGAGACCGGCGTCCTGCAGTTCGACGCGCTCGCGACGAGCTTCAACGGGATGATGGAACAGATGGAGACGATGGTCGCCGAGGTCCGGTCGTTCTCGCAGTCCGTCGCCGACGCCGCCCGCGAGGCCGACGAGAACGCGACCACGGCCCGCGAGGGGACCGTCGAAGTGACCCAGGCGACCCAGTCCATCAGCGAGGGCGTCGACGGCCAGCACGCCCAGCTCGAGGAGACCGCCCGAGCGATGGCGGACCTCGTCGACCGCGTCGAGGCCGTCGCCGACCGCGCGGAGACCGTCGCCGAGAAATCGGAGGCGGCGGCCGCGGCGACCGACGAGGGTGCGGCCGCCGCGACCGACGCGCTGGACGCCGTCGGGACCATCGAGGAGCGGACGGCGTCGTCGGTCGACGAGATCGAGTCGCTCTCGCGGACCGTCGCGGACGTCTCCGACCTCGCGGACCGGGTGCGCGACCTCACCGAGCAGACCGAGCACCTCGCGATGAACACCGAGCTGGAGGCGAAGAAGACGAACGACGACGGCAGCATGAGCCACCTCGGCAGGCAGATACGGACGCTCTCGAACGACACCGAGGCGGCGGCAGCCGAGATAGAGGACGCGCTCCGGTCGGTCGAGGCCGACACCGAGTCGGCGCTCTCCGAGATCGAGCGCACGCAGGCCGCGGTCGAGCGCGGCACCGACACCATCGAATCGGCGCTGGGCGCGTTCGACGCCGTCGAGGAGGTGGTCGACGAGACCGCCGCCGACGCCGCCCGGATCGACGCGGCGACGGACGCCCAGACCGAGCGGGTCGCCGAGATGCGCTCGAACGTCGAGCGGGTCCGGGAGATCGGTGCCGAGACCGCGATGGAGGCCTCGCAGGTGGCGACGACCGCCGGCGAGCAGGAGACGGTCATCGGAGTCATCGAGCAGCGCGTCGACTGGCTCGCCGAGAGCGCCGGGAAGCTCGAACGGGCGCTGGAGCAGTTCACCGTCCGTTCGGCGGAGTCGAAGGCCGGGGCCCCGGTGGAGGGGCGTCGATGA
- a CDS encoding NUDIX hydrolase, giving the protein MSTSDPSDGAAEDLPHKNAGQEVIAVDPDDNEQGLVNRLDAHTGEGIRHRAFTSLVFDEDENILLAQRAADKRLWGTWWDGTVASHPVEGQSQEEATRERLEEELGITPDQYDNLQLTDRFEYKRYFENAGVEHEVCAVLKLTLTDTTLDPDPAEVEGLMWAPYEHLHDNPEFYRQLRLCPWFEIAMRRDFD; this is encoded by the coding sequence ATGAGTACGTCTGACCCGTCCGACGGCGCGGCCGAGGACCTCCCGCACAAGAACGCGGGGCAGGAGGTCATCGCGGTCGACCCGGACGACAACGAACAGGGACTCGTCAACCGGCTGGATGCCCACACCGGTGAGGGCATCCGCCACCGGGCGTTCACCTCGCTCGTGTTCGACGAGGACGAGAACATCCTGCTCGCACAGCGCGCCGCCGACAAGCGTCTCTGGGGCACCTGGTGGGACGGCACGGTCGCCTCGCATCCCGTCGAGGGCCAGAGTCAGGAGGAAGCGACCCGCGAGCGCCTCGAGGAGGAACTCGGCATCACGCCCGACCAGTACGACAACCTCCAGCTCACGGACCGCTTCGAGTACAAGCGCTACTTCGAGAACGCCGGCGTCGAGCACGAGGTCTGTGCCGTGCTGAAGCTCACGCTCACCGACACCACGCTCGACCCCGACCCGGCGGAGGTCGAGGGCCTGATGTGGGCCCCCTACGAGCACCTCCACGACAACCCCGAGTTCTACCGTCAGCTCCGCCTCTGTCCCTGGTTCGAGATCGCGATGCGCCGCGATTTCGACTGA
- a CDS encoding DUF7853 family protein — translation MSSARNPPKSTGLTLSRGELWLVHHVMVERLTGHDEDDPQPWWALNIARKLEAGEPTLTTFEAWRLRRDLLDYAERDGTPVSDVAQAQAIVDQLESTFGRVPLS, via the coding sequence ATGTCGTCAGCACGAAATCCACCGAAATCGACCGGCTTGACGCTCTCGCGTGGCGAACTGTGGCTCGTCCACCACGTGATGGTCGAGCGACTGACGGGGCACGACGAGGACGACCCACAGCCCTGGTGGGCCCTCAACATCGCCCGGAAACTCGAGGCCGGCGAGCCGACACTGACGACGTTCGAGGCGTGGCGACTGCGGCGTGACCTGCTCGACTACGCGGAGCGGGACGGGACGCCGGTGTCGGACGTGGCCCAGGCGCAGGCGATCGTCGACCAGCTGGAGTCAACGTTCGGCCGGGTCCCCCTGAGCTAG